Below is a window of Yimella sp. cx-51 DNA.
GGCGCAGTCTCGACTCGGTGACGAACGCCGCCATCACCCCGGCTGCCGCCACTACGGCGCCGGCGACGAGCCAAAGCGAGGGTCGTCCGGCGAACCCCCACACCAGGTGCTCCCCAATGTTCGGCCCGCCGGATTCCGGCCAATGGCCCCGGAACAGGTAGACCGCCAGGCCCAAGCAGACCGCGCCAAGGAGGATCGGCATGAGAACGACGGATTGGCGCCGCAACTGCGGTTGAACAGCAAGCGCCAACCCGGTCGCACCCATGGTGACGACCAGCAACACGCAGGCGGTGACGAGTTCGCGCATCAGCGCGGCGCGAGTATTGGTGTCGCCGGAGCACCCATCCCGATCAAGAGGCTGACGTAATCATTGACCCCGTCGTAGCCCAGCAAGGTGTTGATCGCCTCGTCGAAGAATCCAGCGACGGCACACGTACCGACCTTCGAGGCCCACGCCGACAGGTAGAGCGTCTGGACGGCGGCACCCATGTCGATGTGCCCGATCCGGTAGCCACGCGTGTGGTACTTCCACTCACTCTTGACGGCTCGGCCCGCGACGGTGAGCACAACCGGTGCGTACATCAGCCATTCGGATTCGAACGTGACGTCCTGCAGCGCCAGCCGAAGGTCGCCCTGCACCTTGGGCACCAACCGATGGCCGACCTGGTCATACACGTAGTAACCGTTGGGTACGTCCTCGACTCGTTGCACAATCACGCCGACCTCGAACGCCGAAAGCCCACCCATGGACGGGTACGGGAACAGCGGCAGGTCGCGCACTCCGTACCCGTCTTCGGACGCGACCTTGCCCAGTGCTGAACCCAGGATCGTCGCCAGCGTCTGCAGCGGCATGGGTTCACTGGCAAACGATCGATGCGATCGCCGGGAGACCAACACCTCGTCCAGGTCGATGTCCCGATCCCGTTCGGGCTCAGGCAGATCGATCGCGTCCTGGTGCTGGGACGGTCGGATGGTCGGCATCAACTCGCGGGGCAGCTGCATGCTGGAGTTGGTCGCCGTGAAGAACTCGTTCACCGACCGTACGAACACCCGATGCAGGATCTGCCGCAGGCTCGGATCGTCCGTGGCGCCGGTCAGATCCTTGATCGAAGCCGCGAACTCCTCCACTGCTCTGGACGCCTCTGGGCCCAATCCGGAAAGCTGCTCCAGCACCTCTTCGGGAAGGTCGCTACCTGGCCTCGGGGTGATCGTCAGCAGTTCCGTTGCATCATGAATGGTGGTCATTGGAAGCCTCCGGTTCCGACTGCGGTGGTGCAGTTCTGATCATCGTGAGCAGCCCGCGGTCGACCCCATCGCAGGCCAACGCTTCGTTCAAGGGGTAGTCGAGAAACTGATCGACCACAGCGGCCCGTCGCCTACTGGCCATCGCGGCTCGGAGCAGGCCACCGGCGATCATGCCCGCCGCCTGCGAGGCGGCTCGTGCACTGCGATTGTCATAGAGGTAGCCGAGTCGTGCGAAGGCTCCGACGACGAATATCGTTTGCTCCAAAGGCGTTTGCTCGACGTCCCAGGGCAGATGACGAATCAGAAGATCTCGGGTGCGGTCGACCAAGTTGCCGTCGAACACCAACCCCGGACGGCCCGGCACCTGTCGCCAAACGGCGCCTTCCTGCACCACGAGCAGATCTACGCCGAACAGCGCACCAACCGATGCCGGGTCCTGCCACGCCGTCGCCATGATCGGGGCCAACGGGTCGGCGTCGGTCCACCGCCGTGCCCATCGAGCATCCCGGTCGATCATCTGGTCGTACCCCTCGACCGTGGTCGTCATGAAGTACTCGCGGATCCAGGTGGTCTCTTGCTGACTGGGCAACCGGTTGAACTGGGCCGGAGTCAGCATCGAATCAAGCTGGTACCGCTCGCCGGCGTTGCCCGCCACGTCACCGAGCCGACTGGTGGCTGAGTGAATCGTGTCTGGGTTCAGTTCAGTCACGGTGACCGGCGGGATGAGCGTCTGCTCGATCATTCGATATATGTGCTCCTCATGGAGCACTGAGCGTGCCTTCATCGATTCGCCCCTCTCACACGAACGGGTGGCGTAGGTCGGGACGGTTCTCCATGCACGCCGGGCAGCGCGCCAGACGAGTCAGTTGCTGCTTGATCACTTCGAGCCGGTCGGCATCGATCCGCAAGAAGCTGCCTTCGAGGAAGCTTCCCTCTCCGCACAGATCCTGCAGCACGGACATCGTCAGATAGCCACTCACCAACTGCGCCATGAACAACGGGACAGGAGCCGAATGTGGCTGAGCCTTTTGCATTTTCGCGTAGACATGGTCGACCCGCAGTGATCGGCCGGACTCGTCCATGACGTCGAAGTCGTGGAAGCAGCCGGTGTAGCCGGGGCGGTACAACGGGCCGACGACGCACTCCGGGCCATCAACGTACGCCGCATGCCAGCGCACTGCGGTCGTCAAGGCGTACTCGTTCACGTCGAAAAAGAATCCGATGTCGGGGGTGTCCGACACCGCAATCAGAACATCGGGATCGGCCTCCAAATCACTGACCGCGCCCACCATGGTGATGCCTGCGTCCGGCAGTGCATCCGCCAGGCATCGAGCCAGTTCCTGGGCGATGACACCTTCACCGACCAAGGCCACATCCGCTGTGACCGGCTGCGTCGGTCGCCCAAGACCGGCGACCAACCGGCTGTAGCTGGTTTGGCTGTGCGGGATGAGGACACCGCTTTCGACCAACTCACGCAGTAGTTCCTGATCGCGTTCACTCTCGATCGTCGACAAGGCCGTCGGCTCGGAGAAGCGTGCCACCAGATCCGACAGCACACCACCGGCTTCGGGATCGCTGAACCGCTGCGTGCTGCGGCCGCGACTGCCGTGGCGGACGATGATCTCGTCGCCGGAGGAGCGGATCACCCGCAGTGCGGGGTTGACCACGTAGGTATCGGTCTGAGCGGTCGCCTCAATGACGTCGTCAATCATGCGAATTCCTTTCGTTCGATGGCGCGCCGTGCGGCGGCGG
It encodes the following:
- a CDS encoding SagB/ThcOx family dehydrogenase, translated to MTTIHDATELLTITPRPGSDLPEEVLEQLSGLGPEASRAVEEFAASIKDLTGATDDPSLRQILHRVFVRSVNEFFTATNSSMQLPRELMPTIRPSQHQDAIDLPEPERDRDIDLDEVLVSRRSHRSFASEPMPLQTLATILGSALGKVASEDGYGVRDLPLFPYPSMGGLSAFEVGVIVQRVEDVPNGYYVYDQVGHRLVPKVQGDLRLALQDVTFESEWLMYAPVVLTVAGRAVKSEWKYHTRGYRIGHIDMGAAVQTLYLSAWASKVGTCAVAGFFDEAINTLLGYDGVNDYVSLLIGMGAPATPILAPR
- a CDS encoding TOMM precursor leader peptide-binding protein, with protein sequence MIDDVIEATAQTDTYVVNPALRVIRSSGDEIIVRHGSRGRSTQRFSDPEAGGVLSDLVARFSEPTALSTIESERDQELLRELVESGVLIPHSQTSYSRLVAGLGRPTQPVTADVALVGEGVIAQELARCLADALPDAGITMVGAVSDLEADPDVLIAVSDTPDIGFFFDVNEYALTTAVRWHAAYVDGPECVVGPLYRPGYTGCFHDFDVMDESGRSLRVDHVYAKMQKAQPHSAPVPLFMAQLVSGYLTMSVLQDLCGEGSFLEGSFLRIDADRLEVIKQQLTRLARCPACMENRPDLRHPFV